From the genome of Streptomyces sp. NBC_00523:
CCGACCAGCAGGGTCCCCAGCAGCTCGGCGGCCTCCTCCGACTTCCCGCTCCGGCGCAGGACGTCGGCGAGTTCGACCTCCACCTGGGAGACGTACAGGGCCGCCCGCTTGGAGACCAGCATCGACCGGGCGGTGCGCAGCGCCGCCTCCGCCTGGACGAGGTCGCCGTCCTGGGCGCAGACATAGCCCCGCATCCAGTGGCAGTGCGCGAGTTCGGTCCGGATCTGCAACTGCTCGTAGAGCTCGGTGGCGCGCGCCAGCGAGGTCCGGGCGTCGTCGGCCCTGCCTTCGGCGATCAGGGTGCGGGCCACGGTGCGGTGCATACCGGCCACCAGGGCGGGGTCGGAGACCTGGGGCACCAGGGCGAGCGCGAGTTCGGCGGCCTGCGCGGCGCGGGCGTGGGCGCCCATGTCCATGTACGGGGCGATGGAGGCCGTGTACAGCTGGAGCAGCGCGCCCGGATCGTGCAGCCCCGAGGTGTTCAGCTCGTCGATCGCGCTTTCCAGCAGGTAGCAGGCGTAACGGAGTTCGCCCGCGAGGTAGTGCGCGATCGACCTGCCCCGTACCGCCCGGGCACGGGACGGGAGGGGTTCGCGGGCCAGCGCGGCCTCCGCCGCCTCGAACCGGCCGACGGCTTCGGCGAGCTCGCCCGTCTCCAGCGCGCACTCCCCCAGCCCGGTGAGCGCGGCGCCCCGTTCCTGGGCGAGCTCGTACTCGTCGGCCCTGCGGAGGATCTGCTCGTAGGCGGCCCGCGCGTCGGCGGCGTCGCCCACCGCCAGCACCCGCTGTGCGTCGGTCAGCCCGACCCGCAGTTCCGCGACGAGATGGGTGGGCCTGCCCGTGGCCAGCTCCTCCCCGGCGACCCCGAGCCGTTCGGCGATGTGCCGCAGGGCGGCCTCGGACGGCCGCACCTTGCCGGCCTCCAGGGTCGAGACGTACGCGGCGGTGTACTCGGGTTCGGCAAGCTGCCGCTGGGTCAGCCCGCGCTCCTTGCGCAGGCTCTTCACACGTCGGCCGATCGCCGCGGGACCCCCCGGCCCCGCAGGCCGCCCGGCCTCGGAGCGGATCGTTCCGTCGCCGTCGACCGGTACCCCGTCGGCCTGCGCCATGACAGCCCCTCGTTTCTCGTCCGCCGGTGGTCCCGGCGTTCGCCTGCGTCGGCCGGACTCGTCACCCGTGGGGGACTCGCATGTTCCCACAGAACCCCTTGTGCGCCCCCTTCGCACGACCTAGGTTAAGCGCCAACTCAAGCCCATTGAACCCACAACTTAATCTCTGCGGGTGCGAGGGAAGGATTGACATGCGCACACAAAAGGCGGCCGCTCTGTCCACGAGCGTCGCGCTGCTGGCCCTCCTGGGGGCGGCGCTCGCCGCTCCCGCATCGGCCGCGGACCCGGAGCCCGCGCAACAGCCGCGCGTCGGCGTCGAGTACTTCCCCGAGCCGGGCGGCCCGGGGCACCGGACCG
Proteins encoded in this window:
- a CDS encoding helix-turn-helix domain-containing protein — encoded protein: MAQADGVPVDGDGTIRSEAGRPAGPGGPAAIGRRVKSLRKERGLTQRQLAEPEYTAAYVSTLEAGKVRPSEAALRHIAERLGVAGEELATGRPTHLVAELRVGLTDAQRVLAVGDAADARAAYEQILRRADEYELAQERGAALTGLGECALETGELAEAVGRFEAAEAALAREPLPSRARAVRGRSIAHYLAGELRYACYLLESAIDELNTSGLHDPGALLQLYTASIAPYMDMGAHARAAQAAELALALVPQVSDPALVAGMHRTVARTLIAEGRADDARTSLARATELYEQLQIRTELAHCHWMRGYVCAQDGDLVQAEAALRTARSMLVSKRAALYVSQVEVELADVLRRSGKSEEAAELLGTLLVGLQHGRGALHAGGAHRLLGLIAEEAGDTETAELHYATALSLLEQTGAAGDLADICRLLGDLMRREGRTEEALNAYRTGLGHRAEPGTTTLGPAPARPPFTSWT